A stretch of the Synechocystis sp. PCC 7338 genome encodes the following:
- the psaC gene encoding photosystem I iron-sulfur center protein PsaC has translation MSHSVKIYDTCIGCTQCVRACPLDVLEMVPWDGCKAAQIASSPRTEDCVGCKRCETACPTDFLSIRVYLGAETTRSMGLAY, from the coding sequence ATGTCCCATAGTGTAAAAATTTACGATACCTGTATTGGTTGTACCCAATGCGTCCGGGCTTGCCCCCTCGATGTTCTAGAAATGGTGCCCTGGGATGGTTGTAAAGCCGCTCAGATCGCCTCTTCCCCTAGAACCGAGGATTGTGTTGGTTGCAAACGTTGTGAGACCGCTTGTCCCACAGACTTTTTAAGTATCCGAGTTTATTTGGGTGCCGAAACCACCCGCAGTATGGGTTTAGCTTACTAG